Proteins encoded together in one Bacteroidota bacterium window:
- a CDS encoding PLP-dependent aspartate aminotransferase family protein, whose translation MKKEAQNFGTIAVHSGTGADPATGAVMTPIYQTSTFEQESPGKNKGYEYARSKNPTRTSLETAFAQIEGAGYGLAFGSGMAAADNLIKLLRPGDEVICTNDLYGGSYRMFMQVYAPMGIRFHFIDLGDPTALQAALNEKTRMLWIESPTNPLLRVLDIAATCARVPAEVIKVVDNTFATPYLQRPLELGADVVLHSGTKYLAGHSDVVIGALMLNDKDLYDRLYLLQKSCGGVAGPMDSFLCLRGLKTLHLRMERHCQNAREVAAFLQGHPRVATVLYPGLTTHPGHEIAKKQMRDFGGMLSFRLVGDHTADAIRLLERVQIITLAESLGGVESLISHPATMTHASIPEAERLKAGLTNSLIRLSVGIEDAKDLIADLQQALA comes from the coding sequence GGAAAGCCCAGGCAAGAACAAGGGATATGAATATGCGCGCAGCAAAAACCCCACCCGCACCAGCCTGGAGACCGCCTTCGCCCAGATAGAGGGGGCTGGCTACGGCTTGGCCTTTGGCAGTGGCATGGCTGCAGCCGACAACCTGATAAAGCTGCTGCGACCCGGAGACGAGGTAATCTGCACCAACGACCTATACGGCGGATCCTACCGCATGTTTATGCAGGTGTATGCCCCCATGGGCATCCGTTTCCACTTTATAGACCTGGGAGACCCCACAGCCCTGCAGGCCGCGCTGAATGAGAAGACCCGTATGCTGTGGATAGAAAGCCCCACCAACCCCCTACTGAGGGTACTGGACATTGCGGCCACCTGTGCGCGGGTGCCTGCAGAGGTAATCAAGGTGGTGGACAACACCTTTGCCACCCCCTACCTGCAGCGGCCGCTGGAGCTAGGGGCCGATGTGGTGCTGCACAGCGGAACCAAATACCTGGCCGGGCACTCGGATGTGGTAATAGGTGCCCTGATGCTGAATGACAAGGACCTGTACGACCGCCTGTACCTGCTACAGAAAAGCTGTGGTGGCGTGGCTGGCCCCATGGACAGCTTCCTGTGCCTGCGCGGCCTGAAGACGCTGCACCTGCGCATGGAGCGCCACTGCCAGAACGCCCGAGAGGTAGCTGCCTTTCTGCAGGGGCACCCACGGGTAGCCACAGTGCTGTACCCGGGCCTGACCACCCATCCCGGGCACGAGATTGCCAAGAAGCAGATGCGCGACTTTGGCGGCATGCTCAGCTTCCGGCTCGTGGGCGACCACACAGCGGATGCCATCCGGCTACTGGAGCGGGTCCAGATCATCACCCTGGCCGAGAGCCTGGGCGGCGTGGAAAGCCTGATAAGCCACCCAGCCACCATGACCCACGCCAGCATACCCGAGGCCGAACGCCTGAAAGCTGGGCTGACCAACAGCCTGATCCGGCTAAGCGTGGGCATAGAGGATGCGAAAGACCTGATAGCCGACCTGCAGCAGGCCTTGGCCTAA